From the Paenibacillus sp. R14(2021) genome, the window GATGCTGTCCACGCATTCCGCTTCGCTTAAACTCGCCTTAGAGCGCAGGCTGCTGCTTGCGGACGGTCTCAAGGCTTTCGTCGATACGACGTTGAACCATCAGCACACGCTGGATCAAGCCCGGTTCGATGCTTTCTCCGCAAGCTTCATCGGATCTCAGGACGGCGTGCGCAACCTGTCTGCCTATCCGGACGGCATCGCCCGCTTCGTCTATCCGGTCAAAAGCAACGAAGCCGTCATTGGCATGAACGTCTTCGCGTCTAGGAATCCGGAGGTTCGCAGCAATGCGGTCCGGACCAAGCCGCTGCATACCAAAACGATCGTCGGCCCTTTCAATTTAAAACAGGGCGGGCTGGGTCTTCTTACCCGCCAGTCCGTCTATGTCGGCAACACCTTCTGGGGCTTCGTGTCCGTCGTGCTCGACGTTCCTCCAATCCTCGAAGAAGCTGGCCTTGTACAGCAAGGCAACAGCCTTGTTCTGGCCGTCAAAGCAGGCGGGAAGCCGGTTCTCGGTGATCCGGCACTGTTCCAGCAGCCCTCTTCTCTGCGGACGACTGTCACCTTGGAGGACGGAAGCTGGGAGCTGGCCGCGCAGCCTAGCCCCGCTAAGCTGAGCGAAGCTGCCACTCGCGTTCAAATTACAGGCCTGATTGCGCTGCTTGTGCTTATCCTGCTGATATACCTATTGTATATGCAGCTCACCCAGCGGCATAAGCTCCAAGCCATGGTGAACGAAAGAACCTTCAATCTCACGATCGCCAATCAACAGCTGGAAACGACCTATGAAGAATTAATCGCAACGGAAGACGAGCTTCGCATGCAGTACACGCTGCTGGAAAGCAGCGAGCAGCGGCTGCGGCTGGCCGCTTACCATGACGTCGTAACAGGACTGCCTAACCGATTGTATTTCCAAGATCGGCTGGAGGAGATCCTTGCCCGCTCCGCGGATCGCAACAGGCCGTTTGCGCTGCTGTTCCTCGATCTAGACCAATTCAAGCTCATCAACGACACGCTCGGGCATACCCAAGGCGACCTGCTGCTGCAAGAGGTCGGGCGCCGGTTAACCTCGCTGCTGACGCAGGGCGAGGTGTCCTCGCGCATTGGCGGCGACGAGTTTACGATTATTCTGCCTTATATGAAGGACATCACGCAAGTGCACTATACCGCTCAGCAGCTGATCAACCTGTTTCAGGAGCCATTCCTCCTGCACGACCTGGACTATTACGTCACGGCCAGCATCGGCGTCACGCTCTACCCGGAGCACAGCAAGAACGGTGCCGAACTGATGAAATTTGCAGATGCCGCGATGTACCGAGCCAAGGAAGAAGGCAAGAACAATTTCCGGTTTTACGACGACACCTTGATCGCTGATACCGACGAGAAAATTTATATCAAAAACAGCCTGCGGCGTGCGCTCGACAACGAAGAATTCGATGTCCATTACCAGCCGCAGATCGAGATTGAATCCAAACGTATCGTCGGCCTCGAAGCGCTCATCCGCTGGAATCATCCGAAGCGCGGCAATATTCCGCCTTCGAGCTTCATCCCGATCGCTGAGGAGTGCGGGCTGATGGAGCCGATCGGCGAGTGGGTGCTGCGCAAGGTATGCTTCCAGAACAAAGCGTGGCAGGATGCAGGTCTTCCGCATGTCCGGATTGCCGTCAATTTATCAGCGCGGCAGTTCAGCAGGCGCAACCATTTGGCCGAGCAAATCAAAGTGATTCTCGCCGAGAGCGGCCTTCACCCCGCCTACCTGGAGCTCGAAATCACTGAAAATACGGCCATGCGCGGCGACAATTCGCTCACGCTGCAGGAGCTGCGAAATCTGGCGATCACGATCTCCATCGATGATTTCGGCACGCATTATTCGTCGCTGAACTACCTGAAGCAGCTGCCCGTGGACAAAATCAAGATCGACCGTTCCTTCGTGAACGGCATTCAGAAGGAACCGAAGGACGAGGCGATCATTCTGGCTATGCTGCTGATGGCAAGTCATCTGAATCTGTCCATTATTGCCGAAGGCGTGGAAACGGCGGACCAGCTCGAATTCCTGAAGTATAACCACTGCAACGATATTCAGGGCTACCTGTACTATCCGCCGCAGCCTTCCGACCATATGGAGCGCATCCTGCGCGATCACACACCGGGCTTTACCCATTAATCATTACGCTGCATAGAGAAAGAAGGGCTGGTCCGCTGGACCAGCCCTTCTGCGATTTAAGCTTCGTTCATCGTACGGAGCGCATGCACTTCCGCTACCATTTCGACACGATTGCGGCCAAGATGCTTGGCCCGGTAAAGCGCTTCGTCCGCAATGCGGAACAGCGCCTCCGGCCCGTGTGCGCTTTCCGGGAAACGCGCCACGCCAATCGACAGGGTAACCGGCCTGCCGACAGGGCTGTCCGTCTCCGCCATGACTGCGCGCAGCGTCTCCGCATACCGCTGCGCCGTGTCCAAATCAGCTTCCGGCATCAGCGCCACGAACTCCTCGCCGCCGAAGCGGCAGCAAATATGGCTTTTCTCCAGATGAGTCCGCATGTTCGCCGCAAGAAACTTCAACACTTTGTCGCCCATCTCATGGCCGTACGTATCATTGACCTGTTTGAATTTATCGAGATCGAGCACGAGAAGCGCAAACGGCAGCCCCTGCCCAATCCACGTCTTCATGTACAGATCCATGGTCCGCCGATTGTACAGTCCCGTCAACGCATCCGTCTGTGCTTCCTGAGACAGATGCTCCAGCTGGTTCCGGAGATGAGCGGCTGCCACGTGAAAGGCGCGGTGCAGCGCATTCGCTTCCCTATTCCAGGAGTTAATGCGCGGCACCTCATCGCGCAGCGGCTTATTCGAGGTGAGCAGCGCCGCAAACTGAGCCAGCTTCGTGAGCGGCTCCGACATTTTGCCAATGACCCAATAAATCGCCAGCAGAATGACAAGCATGATGGGCAAGACATAAGAAATCGCGTGGAAAATCGGTTTCTTGGATGCTTTCAGCACCACGGCCGTCGGCGTTTGGGACACGATGCCCCAGCCCGTTTCTTTGATATATGTATAGCTCGCCAGCATGTCCACGCCTTTGGAATTGATGACGCGCCGGCTGCCGCTTCGTCCAGCGACCAGCTCGCGAACGACGGAATTCTGCAGGATCTGCTCACCGATTCGGTCCTGCTCCGGATGATAGATCAGCGTCCCCGTAGCGCTCACGACATAAGCGTAAGAGCCGTCCTCCTGCCTCTCGTCTCCGAGCATCGTGTTCAATAAATTCGGTTCATGCAGGCGGATGGTGCCGCCGATATAGCCGAGATATTCGCCCTTCACGTTTCGAATGGGCTGACTGACCATCAATATGAGCTGAT encodes:
- a CDS encoding EAL domain-containing protein, with protein sequence MSDLPEETTARYTTPSKIWLVLLAVSLVLGGCLWWITDAYGRMLHNEINRDASTMLSTHSASLKLALERRLLLADGLKAFVDTTLNHQHTLDQARFDAFSASFIGSQDGVRNLSAYPDGIARFVYPVKSNEAVIGMNVFASRNPEVRSNAVRTKPLHTKTIVGPFNLKQGGLGLLTRQSVYVGNTFWGFVSVVLDVPPILEEAGLVQQGNSLVLAVKAGGKPVLGDPALFQQPSSLRTTVTLEDGSWELAAQPSPAKLSEAATRVQITGLIALLVLILLIYLLYMQLTQRHKLQAMVNERTFNLTIANQQLETTYEELIATEDELRMQYTLLESSEQRLRLAAYHDVVTGLPNRLYFQDRLEEILARSADRNRPFALLFLDLDQFKLINDTLGHTQGDLLLQEVGRRLTSLLTQGEVSSRIGGDEFTIILPYMKDITQVHYTAQQLINLFQEPFLLHDLDYYVTASIGVTLYPEHSKNGAELMKFADAAMYRAKEEGKNNFRFYDDTLIADTDEKIYIKNSLRRALDNEEFDVHYQPQIEIESKRIVGLEALIRWNHPKRGNIPPSSFIPIAEECGLMEPIGEWVLRKVCFQNKAWQDAGLPHVRIAVNLSARQFSRRNHLAEQIKVILAESGLHPAYLELEITENTAMRGDNSLTLQELRNLAITISIDDFGTHYSSLNYLKQLPVDKIKIDRSFVNGIQKEPKDEAIILAMLLMASHLNLSIIAEGVETADQLEFLKYNHCNDIQGYLYYPPQPSDHMERILRDHTPGFTH
- a CDS encoding sensor domain-containing diguanylate cyclase, coding for MLRSQGYSIRFMVSAIVVAAVLITLCVSSIIGYRNEKASLIAMTFQLNGMYTDKIADTVNELFTGMKSNLEVYAEDLGKNGLERTNLDSQVAIIQRTNPLFKSIVLVDKHGKVLSIEPANKQLMGVTLVSKGAKEALREQRPLISDPYIGATNQLILMVSQPIRNVKGEYLGYIGGTIRLHEPNLLNTMLGDERQEDGSYAYVVSATGTLIYHPEQDRIGEQILQNSVVRELVAGRSGSRRVINSKGVDMLASYTYIKETGWGIVSQTPTAVVLKASKKPIFHAISYVLPIMLVILLAIYWVIGKMSEPLTKLAQFAALLTSNKPLRDEVPRINSWNREANALHRAFHVAAAHLRNQLEHLSQEAQTDALTGLYNRRTMDLYMKTWIGQGLPFALLVLDLDKFKQVNDTYGHEMGDKVLKFLAANMRTHLEKSHICCRFGGEEFVALMPEADLDTAQRYAETLRAVMAETDSPVGRPVTLSIGVARFPESAHGPEALFRIADEALYRAKHLGRNRVEMVAEVHALRTMNEA